GCCCCTCCCAGGATGACCCCTTGCATCCTCTCAATAAGCTTCAGGAGGCATGGAGGTaggtctcttttcctctcttctttgctTTATCCTTTCCTCCCTGGTTGCCTGCCTGGGCTCATCAGGTGTTGCCGTCTTTCTGAAGTTACAATTCCctggatttttcttcctttcttaggGTTAAACAGAAGTCACATAACCCTATCCCCTGCTTTTAATCTGGGCTGTCAGTCCTTCTGTCCTTAGCATTTAACACTCTCCCAGAAAGAGCCCCATTAAGCCAATAGGGATGCAAAGTCTTGCCTAAGTCCTTGTCTATGACTTTCTTGGTAATTGACGGAATTGGTAGGAAGTTTTCTCTGTACCAGTCAGACTTGGCTTTTCTGagctcagctactagggagagaATTTCTAAGccaatctttcttctctttccccaggAGTATTCACTACCCACCTGAGACTGCAAGCATCATGTTGATGGCCAGGATGGTGGCCACAGTGAAGCAGGTGAGTCCACCCAACCCTCTCAGGGAAGCTGACTGTGGCCCCATTCAACCTTTGGTCTCAGTCTTTTCCTCACCTCAAAGCCCTAGCTTGGATGCAGAGTTCTTCCTGGCCTTCCCAAAGGAGAGTTCCTTGCTATGTAAAACCTTAGGAATGCGCTAAACATAGGCATAGGGAGTGGAGAGCTCATTTTgcctgtagtcttttttttttttttttaacttaaagacCAGTGTGATAGTATGCCTGTAGTTTCTGATATAGAAGATGCCTTGTGCAGTAGCAGTTCATGCATTTGATTTATAAGCACCACTTTTTCAGGATTGTGTCTTACATAAAGCGAGAGAAGCCACTCTAACCGCCCTTCTATTAATATTGTTCCTCAGCCTCTTTCTCCTGTTTTCCAAGTGTTGTTGAATTGGCTGTCTCGGCTCCAACTGCGGAAATGGTTGGGGGTGGGCAGCATTGGGAGGAAGCCTCAGGCAGAGGAAGGGCCCCTATAAGTTCCTATGTGGTGGTATTTCCCAGGTGGGCGGGAGTGTCAGTGAGAAGGTGGGTGTCTGTGACCCTTAAGTATGTTTGTTCACTGCAGGCGAAGGACAAGGACTGTTGGATCAGACTCTTTTCCCAGTTCTGTAACAAAACAGCCAATGAAGAGGAGGAAATTGTCCACAAACTTCTGGGAGACAAATTCAAGGTTATTATTCTCCCATGGcctgtctccttccctccccaaatATCCTAGGATGTCTCTGGCCATCTGTGGGGAGCACCATATTCGATCACTTCTGAGCTACAGGAAGGAGTTAGAACTTGGGTCCAGAAATCGATTCAGAGGACTTACGTTCCTGCCAGTGTTTACTTCATGACCTCATGTGGACCTACAGTTGGGAAGTGGGGTGACGACAGAGGAAGGGTGTGTCGGATGCCCTGCCCTGAAAGTGCTCCCTAACTGGTGTTAGAAGGCAGGACTCGTCATAGGATAGCAGTGGGCAAATCAGGTAGAATGGAGACTGGAGGGTTGTGGGGCCACAGAATCAGAGAGCAGTGTGAAACTGCCCATGTCCTGAGTGCCCATTCACAATCAAACAGTATGGGTCCTCACTGAGGACAGCAGACTTCCCTGCAGGAGCTGCCTGAGGATGGAGGCAGGTGTGTACAAGGTTTGCATCTGGGGTGGTCCCTGTTGCACTGAACTTATAGGAAGGGAGTGGGACAGCCCAGCTGGTCTGGAGGCCAGGTCAAGGGAGATTTGACGGTGGTGGTGTGGATAGACATTTCAGGCTGCCTCAGCCTTGCTGGTACAAGTGCTGGAAAATGGAGAGAAATTGGGTTTGCCACCCCGGGTTGGAACAGGCCGGCAGACTGCCAAAGCTCTTTGGAGGTAGACTCTGTGGCCTTCCTTTGCCCCTACGGAAAGCTCAGTCTACAGAGCTggccctttttccttccctcccctagTCGCCTGGGCCCTGCCTGGGTGCTAATGGGAAATCCTCAGGGATACAAGTCTCTCCCTGCTTCCCCTAAACCAGGGCCAACTGGAACTTCTGCGGAGACTCTTCACAGAGGCCCTCTATGAGGAAGCAGTCAGCCAGGTGAGTGAGGAGAGGGTGGGACCAGTGGCCTCCTTGTTACTCCAGCTCTCCAGGAGCAACCAGGTCATCATCTCCTACAGGGACAGCTGAGCCAAAGCCAACTTGGTCTTCTGGAGTTGGGACGAGCCTGACTCACAGAAGGCTTCCCGAACAGGGAGTCCAATTGGAAGAAAAGCCAGTGGCTGTAATGAGCGCtcatctcttttttcccccaacagTGGTTCACTCCAGATGGATTCCGGTCTCTCTTTGCCCTTGTTGGGACCAATGGCCAAGGAATCGGGACCAGGTTAGAATGTTCCAGAGCTGTTGAAGTTACTCTCAGGGGTGGGAAACTGATTGAGGAAGGTAGCCACAGTTCCTTTCAAGACTGGGATGGGGTAGGGTGGGACTCTGGACAGATCACTGAACTGGATATAGTGGTGGGAATCAGAATGAGGCATTGGAATCTGTTTTGGGGAGCCTCTGTTGGGGAAGATGGGCCCCCACCTGGAGAATGaaatggggtggggatgggagacCCTTCTTCCTGGGCTTAACTTGCCTGGAGGTGGAGAGCCCTGTGACCTGGGCTTCCGCCTCCCCAACCATGGGCTGCCTGGGACTCCCAGCTCCCTAAGCCAGTGGGTCCATGCCTGTGACGCTCTGGAGTTGAAGCCTCAGGACCGTGAGCAGCTTGACACCTTCATTGACCAGCTGTACAAGGACATCGAGGCAGGTTGGTGAGATAGGGCCTTGGCCTCACCCAACCATGGCGACATCCCCAGTCAGATGGTGGACACGAAGTCTTTCCCCAGGGTGCTCTGAATTAATGGTAGGGGAAGGTAATCCCTTTGTGCCTGTGGGGAGCTTCAGATCTGTCCACAGGGCACACAGGTGAGAAACAGCCCCAAGATGTATCCAGAGGCTTGATGCTGGGAGGAGGGGGTGCTGGATAAATAGGATGTCTTGTAGACAGAAAAGCAAGGCTTCTGTCTTGGAGAGGCAAGTTTAGGTAAGATGGTAGGGACTGATGCCTTAGTGTGGTGGGGTTGCAGGACTGTGGAGACAGTGCCTGTCCTTGTAAGCCTcgtttccttttcctgcctttaAAAATGGGTAGAATAATGTCTGTGTATTACTGTCTTACAGCAACTGGAGAGTTTCTTAACTGTGAAGGATCTGGCCTCTTTGTGCTTCAGAGCTGCTGTGAGTCATGGTGTTGAGGAGGGATGGTCCCAGGTGCTTCTGCCTTTGCCAGGTGGCCTTGCAGCCACAGTTTATCTTTCTCAGTTGGCCCTTTCTAGGCTGGTAGGGTTGAGTCTGGGAACCCCATTAGGTTTGAGCTCCCACAGGAATTCCCCTGGGCCTTTTTgttctatcatttttttcatttgttcatccaaCTGTTTGTGCTATAATACCTGCTTATATATAAAACCTTACAGTAGGCCAGGCCCTGTACTAAGGCAGGCACAGAGCTCTGATTCTTGCAAAGGGATGCATGGGCTTTGCACCATTACTGCCTTGTGAGATTTGGGAGTACTGGGAGCCCAGGCTAGAGGGCGAGTCTCATCAGCACCTGATGAGGAGGGGCAGATTCAGCTCAGACAACTGCCTTTTCCAGACCTCAGCTTCCCACCCCCTGGTttcctcactgcaaactcctcctcccaggctccaggGCCACTCTACCCGCCCAAACTGGATTCTCAGAGGGCTTGTGTCAGCTGTTACTAGATGTCCAATAGCAGGCAGAACTGACTTAAGTGGTCTGGAGTGGGTATTCCTTCAGAGCCCTGTCCCTCCCTTTGTGAGACAGTGGGAACAAGACTGAGAATGAAGTTGGCCAGTCACAGCGGGTTGGAGTGGGAGTGCTGTGGAGTTCATTTGTGCTGTGCTATATGGTCTTCAGGAAAGAACACTGGATGCAGAGTCTGGAAACTTGGGTTCTAAAACGTGCTCAGCCTTGGCAGGGATGAACAAGCAAGAAAGGACCCAGTGCTCTGCAGAATTGaggctattattttttttagttaataATCCTCATTATCTGCCTCTTATGATCCAGGCAACCACAGTTGTGTGCCCAATGCAGAGACCTCCTTTCCAGAAAACAACTTCCTTTTGCATGTCACTGCTCTGGAGGATATTAAGCCAGGAGAGGTGAGGGGGACCAGGAACCGTCAGGATGGGTGGGCAGTGGGCCTTGGAAGTTCTCTGCAGGGATCAGGAGCAACAGTGGCTAGAGTACCTTGAAATTCAGGCTGTTGGGTGGAATCCCCACATACCTTAGGGTCTGAGTCTTTCAGCTCATGGTTATGTTCTAACCCTACCTCACTTTTTCGAAATATGACTCCAGAAAGCCTCAGGACAGTGTTTAGCCTCAGGACCTATGTGCTCAGATTCTTGTCCCCAGCTATCTTTTGGTCAAATGCAGATATGTAGTTTCTAAGAAAGCAGGAGATAGCTCTTTGTGGGTTTAGGGTCTTGTCTGTTAgtgcaggcacagtggctggttGAATCTTCTTCAGGGCAAGTAGCATCATACCAAGACCTCTGATCCCAGCTGCAGACCTTGGCCATTGACCGGCTTTCACCACGGCCCGAGGCTAACCACAGTCTCCTCTGTCTCAGGCACAGGCTGTTGGAGTCTTTTAGTGGCCTGCCTACTGAAGGCACTGGGAACTGGATGAGGGCAGCCAGCCCCTTCACTGAAGGGCAACGCAAGCCTGGCTCCTAGAGATGGGGCAGTGGTTGGAGATAGGATAGGTGTTGGGGAGGCCCTTATGCCGTTTAAAAGAGCACAGACCATCAGACTGCACTTCTCTGCCCTACAGGAAATTTGTATCAGCTACTTGGACTGCTGTCAGCGGGAGCGCAGCCGCCACAGCCGCCACAAGATCCTCAGGTGCCAGCTGGGGACATGGTTGTGCAGCTGGGCTCTGGGGTCCTCTATCCCATAGCTCCCTGACTTTTCCCCCTCACCATCCCCCACCGCTGCAGGGAGAACTATTTGTTTGTCTGTTCCTGTCCCAAATGCCTGGCAGAGGCTGATGAACCCAATGTGAcctcagaagaggaagaggaagaagaggaggaggaggaaggagagccagAAGATGCAGAGCTGGGGGATGAGATGACTGATGTGTGATGTTGCCCTGCCCAGAAAGGGCCCTGCCCTAGACCCTGCCAGAAGAGGGGGCTCTTCCCCCAGAGAAGTGGCTTGGAGGGAACTTCCCACTCCCATTGCCTGCTTTCCCCATTCCAGCCCTCTCTGCTAGAGGGTAGGACAGAGCCTGGATCTCTGGCCCCAACCCCCACCAGACCTCATGCCCTGGACACTGCTGCTGAGTTGGCTCAGACTCTGCACTGGCACTGAGCCTTTCACAACTGGCCTCCCCTTGAGGTTCCTCCACTCTAGGGTTTGAGGGGCTGGAATCAGGGCCAGGGCCTAACAGTGTTTTTTCCCCTTGGCCCCACAGCCCATACTCACCCCTTCACCTGAGGCTCCTCCCCTTTCAACTTGCTGATTTCGAGGGGTAAATCTGAGACCGAGTTCATTGAAGCAGAGACGCGAGGTGGTGAGGCGTCCTCACCTCCCCGCACCACAGCTGTGGCTAGTAAGGCAACTGCTTGACCACTGGCCCAGCAAGGAGAGGCGAGCAGGAGGATCTGGGCCTCCTGAGCCCCTTCCCTGAGGCTGTCTCCTGGGAATGCTGGACAGGGGGATTActccccccacccacacccccatTTGGACATCTGGGGAAGTGGAGATTAACCCCTTCCCCAGACTCCAGAATCTTTGTAACTCGTGCCTTGCCTCTCAggacctggcacagtggctggcCTTATGAAGTATGGAAAAGGCCTCTGCCTTCCTCAGGAGGGACACGTAGGGGGTCATCACCCTTTCTCCCACCTGCTTCCCAATGAGCACTCAGCAGCATGGCTGAGAGCTGGGGCTTGACAGGCCTGTGCTCCTTAGATTAGGATGCTCTGGTATTCCTGGGGCCAGTTAAAATGGGTCAGTGAGGGGCTCTCCTGGCTTCAATCTCCATCTTTAGGGTCTCCACAGAGGAACATTGAAGTCTTCCAGAAACCTTGAGGAGCTGGGCTAGATACTTGGAGAGTAGCCCTGTCTTGTCCCCTCCTACCCCCAGATTAGTACCACCCCTCTCACTCTTGGGTTGGATGCTATGGGAATTACAACCCATCACTCCCATTGCCTCCCTTTCCTGGAGGAGCCTG
This Nomascus leucogenys isolate Asia chromosome 14, Asia_NLE_v1, whole genome shotgun sequence DNA region includes the following protein-coding sequences:
- the SMYD5 gene encoding SET and MYND domain-containing protein 5; this encodes MAASTCDMFSFCVGVAGRARVSVEVRFVSSAKGKGLFATQLIRKGETIFVERPLVAAQFLWNALYRYRACDHCLRALEKAEENAQRLTGKPGQVLPHPELCTVRKDLHQNCPHCRVMYCSAECRLAATEQYHQVLCPGPSQDDPLHPLNKLQEAWRSIHYPPETASIMLMARMVATVKQAKDKDCWIRLFSQFCNKTANEEEEIVHKLLGDKFKGQLELLRRLFTEALYEEAVSQWFTPDGFRSLFALVGTNGQGIGTSSLSQWVHACDALELKPQDREQLDTFIDQLYKDIEAATGEFLNCEGSGLFVLQSCCNHSCVPNAETSFPENNFLLHVTALEDIKPGEEICISYLDCCQRERSRHSRHKILRENYLFVCSCPKCLAEADEPNVTSEEEEEEEEEEEGEPEDAELGDEMTDV